In Bacillus horti, the following proteins share a genomic window:
- a CDS encoding ABC transporter substrate-binding protein, whose product MRKWMTFTSILLLAVIVAIAGCSSNEAGQDQNDQTENNSPENGTGNESNDQVTITLASWAGEVEQKRIEAFEEQFPHIKVEVDESITWPWDESLAAAAAAGTLPDVIWLSNAPPAYQHDWAADLTPFLDADPDYNPELIYGNLAESTNYNGKQIALPHGLYVHGVLINLDLFERENQTVPESDWTLSQARELARNMTRANEGQFGLGGTLGIRDTLIPQFDASQGWATFDGESFNFNSQAFVDAVNTVSDIVRSERVDVNSLSDDERNAEYGEGNDPWNLGKIAMKWGATWDFAGTNENAEFNWDFRPYPAVNAQRTPLVTDYIAISSTSDKKEAAFEFLKWMTFSKEGWLTRIDIEDPIGSVPLINDEEVWSAYLANEHVPSGVRDVIPMIGEGFIDPMKWAPGYMAGMNASLWTEEGGKLITGEVRPEDIGPVWEERANRAAEEAMRAIQ is encoded by the coding sequence ATGAGAAAATGGATGACGTTTACATCGATCCTACTGTTAGCTGTTATTGTAGCAATAGCAGGATGTTCCTCAAATGAAGCTGGTCAAGATCAAAATGATCAAACGGAAAATAATAGTCCAGAGAATGGTACTGGAAATGAAAGCAATGACCAGGTGACTATTACGTTAGCTAGCTGGGCTGGAGAGGTTGAGCAAAAACGAATTGAAGCGTTTGAGGAGCAATTTCCTCATATTAAAGTAGAGGTTGATGAATCGATTACATGGCCGTGGGATGAAAGCCTAGCAGCCGCTGCGGCAGCAGGGACTCTACCCGATGTGATTTGGCTATCGAATGCACCACCAGCCTATCAGCACGATTGGGCTGCGGATTTGACACCATTTTTAGATGCAGATCCTGATTATAATCCAGAGTTAATTTACGGGAACCTAGCAGAGTCCACCAATTATAATGGCAAGCAAATTGCTTTACCACATGGATTGTATGTACACGGGGTACTTATTAACCTCGATCTATTTGAAAGAGAAAATCAAACGGTTCCAGAGTCAGATTGGACATTATCACAGGCAAGAGAGCTTGCTCGAAATATGACACGTGCTAATGAAGGACAATTTGGCTTAGGTGGCACACTTGGCATCCGAGATACTCTTATCCCTCAATTTGATGCCTCTCAGGGCTGGGCTACCTTTGATGGAGAGAGCTTTAACTTTAATTCACAAGCGTTCGTTGATGCGGTGAATACGGTAAGTGATATTGTCAGAAGTGAACGAGTGGATGTGAACAGTCTTTCTGATGATGAAAGAAATGCAGAATATGGTGAAGGAAATGATCCTTGGAATCTAGGAAAAATTGCGATGAAGTGGGGAGCTACTTGGGATTTCGCGGGAACAAATGAAAATGCAGAGTTTAATTGGGATTTTAGACCATATCCTGCTGTAAATGCTCAGCGTACGCCACTTGTAACAGATTACATTGCCATTTCAAGTACTTCTGATAAGAAGGAAGCGGCTTTTGAATTTTTGAAATGGATGACGTTTTCTAAGGAAGGCTGGCTTACTAGAATTGATATTGAAGATCCAATCGGATCTGTTCCCTTAATTAATGATGAAGAGGTTTGGTCAGCGTATTTAGCTAATGAGCATGTTCCATCTGGAGTAAGAGATGTGATCCCGATGATTGGGGAAGGATTTATTGATCCTATGAAATGGGCGCCAGGATATATGGCAGGAATGAATGCTAGTCTTTGGACAGAAGAGGGCGGTAAGCTAATCACTGGGGAAGTCCGTCCAGAGGATATTGGACCTGTTTGGGAGGAACGTGCTAACCGAGCAGCTGAAGAAGCGATGAGGGCCATTCAATAG